A single window of Luteipulveratus halotolerans DNA harbors:
- a CDS encoding hemolysin family protein: MALWFSLLLLLGNAFFVGAEFSVMAARRSQMEPLAAQGSRRAKLVLESLENLGSLLACAQLGITVCSVLLGAVAEDALHHLLAGPFHSAGLPEEAADVVALLLALLVVVYLHVVVGEMIPKNLAIAGPDRAALLLAPALLWITKALRPLIMLLEAIAKWLVRRFGIEPKDEVASTFSAQEVHMIMEESHREGLLEKEQQDRTRAALEFSDRVAGDVAVPVDGLVTLPIGATPADLEQLVAKRGFSRYPVTDRTGAIAGYLHLKDVLYATDELYDDPVPPKRIRPLATVQPSDEVEDVLLTMQRTGAHLARVVDPTGAVTGIVFLEDLLEELVGEVADQTQR; the protein is encoded by the coding sequence ATGGCCCTCTGGTTCTCCCTGCTCCTGCTGCTCGGCAACGCGTTCTTCGTGGGCGCCGAGTTCTCGGTCATGGCCGCGCGCCGCTCACAGATGGAACCCCTTGCGGCACAAGGCAGTCGGCGCGCCAAGCTGGTCCTCGAGTCGCTCGAGAACCTCGGTTCGCTGCTGGCATGCGCACAGCTCGGCATCACCGTCTGCTCGGTGCTCCTCGGTGCCGTCGCCGAGGACGCCCTGCACCACCTGCTCGCGGGTCCGTTCCACTCGGCCGGTCTGCCCGAGGAGGCCGCCGACGTCGTCGCGCTGCTGCTCGCGCTGCTGGTCGTCGTCTACCTGCACGTCGTGGTCGGCGAGATGATCCCCAAGAACCTCGCGATCGCCGGACCCGACCGGGCCGCGCTCCTGCTCGCGCCGGCCCTCCTGTGGATCACCAAGGCGCTGCGGCCGCTGATCATGCTGCTCGAGGCGATCGCCAAGTGGCTCGTACGCCGGTTCGGCATCGAGCCCAAGGACGAGGTGGCCTCGACCTTCTCGGCGCAGGAGGTGCACATGATCATGGAGGAGAGCCACCGTGAGGGCCTGCTCGAGAAGGAGCAGCAGGACCGCACCCGCGCGGCGCTGGAGTTCTCCGACCGGGTCGCGGGCGACGTCGCCGTACCGGTCGACGGTCTGGTCACCCTCCCGATCGGGGCGACACCGGCCGACCTCGAGCAGCTCGTCGCCAAGCGCGGCTTCTCGCGCTACCCGGTGACCGACCGCACCGGCGCCATCGCCGGCTACCTGCACCTCAAGGACGTCCTCTACGCCACCGACGAGCTGTACGACGACCCGGTCCCGCCCAAGCGCATCCGTCCGCTGGCGACCGTCCAGCCCAGTGACGAGGTCGAGGACGTGCTGCTGACCATGCAGCGCACGGGTGCCCACCTCGCGCGCGTCGTCGACCCGACCGGTGCCGTGACCGGCATCGTCTTCCTCGAGGACCTGCTCGAAGAGCTCGTCGGAGAGGTCGCCGACCAGACCCAGCGCTGA
- the ppc gene encoding phosphoenolpyruvate carboxylase, translating into MSAHLVFDVSAEGRAATEPLREDIRLLGGMLGDVVREQEGERVFELVEDARRRAFAVRREEVDREGFADLFRDLPTTDALHVIRAFSLFALLANLAEDLHRERRRALHVRAGDPAPDGSLAASFAKLAAAGLDPAEVADALTDATVVPVITAHPTETRRRTVFEAQTRIKETMRTRERMALTDVEEADALRAIKIQVITLWQTALIRLQRVQIQDEIEVGLRFFEASLFEVMPQINARLRSELGELFPDADLAAEPVLRAGSWIGGDRDGNPNVNADVVATASSRASQTAIQHYLTELTELETALSLSVRMTDVTDDLRALAALNTTDERDDEPYRRALAWARGRLAATYVQFFGQPARRAYDVAGATAYDTPDALLADLDVIDASLRGDGDDLLADDRLLRLREAVRTFGFHLYGLDLRQNSDVHEETVAELFAWAGVHDAYADLDEDAKVALLVDELQSRRPLIGGAADLSEQTTRELAITAAAAHAVRTFGAGAVPNYVISMCTSVSDLLECAVLLKEAGLLDPVAGTCPVNVVPLFETIEDLQVSATTLRAALAVPVYRALVDSKGRLQEVMLGYSDSNKDGGYLAANWALYRAELDLVEVAREHDIRLRLFHGRGGTVGRGGGPSYEAILAQPPGAVRGSLRLTEQGEIIAAKYAEPRLATRNLEALVSATLEASLLDTERLGEQSDAAYEHLDDLAALAREAYADLVHRTDGFVEYFKTSTPVAEIGALNIGSRPASRKPTEQISDLRAIPWVMSWSLSRVMLPGWYGTGSALEQWVGGDADRLKTLRGYYERWPFFQTVISNLAQVMAKSDLGIAERYSRLVPDEALRERVFGKIVDEHERTVRMVQEVTGRDDLLWDNAALKRSVFNRFPYLEPLNHLQVELLHRYRSGDESEQLRRGILLTMNGLATALRNSG; encoded by the coding sequence ATGTCTGCACACCTGGTCTTCGACGTCAGCGCCGAGGGGCGTGCCGCCACCGAGCCGCTCCGTGAGGACATCCGCCTGCTCGGCGGCATGCTCGGTGACGTCGTCCGAGAGCAGGAGGGCGAGCGGGTCTTCGAGCTGGTCGAGGACGCCCGTCGGCGCGCCTTCGCCGTACGCCGCGAGGAGGTCGACCGCGAGGGCTTCGCCGACCTGTTCCGTGACTTGCCGACCACCGACGCGCTGCACGTGATCCGGGCGTTCAGCCTCTTCGCGCTGCTGGCCAACCTCGCCGAGGACCTCCACCGCGAGCGACGCCGCGCACTGCACGTCCGCGCTGGAGACCCGGCACCGGACGGCTCGCTCGCCGCCAGCTTCGCCAAGCTCGCCGCGGCCGGGCTCGACCCGGCGGAGGTGGCTGACGCGCTCACCGACGCGACCGTCGTACCCGTCATCACCGCGCACCCCACCGAGACGCGACGGCGCACGGTGTTCGAGGCGCAGACCCGCATCAAGGAGACGATGCGCACGCGCGAACGCATGGCGCTGACCGACGTCGAGGAGGCCGACGCCCTCAGGGCCATCAAGATCCAGGTCATCACGCTGTGGCAGACCGCGCTGATCCGGTTGCAGCGCGTGCAGATCCAGGACGAGATCGAGGTCGGGCTGCGGTTCTTCGAGGCGTCGCTGTTCGAGGTCATGCCCCAGATCAACGCGCGTCTGCGGTCCGAGCTGGGTGAGCTGTTCCCCGACGCAGACCTCGCGGCCGAGCCGGTGCTGCGGGCCGGTTCGTGGATCGGCGGCGACCGTGACGGCAACCCCAACGTCAACGCTGACGTCGTGGCCACCGCGTCCTCGCGGGCTTCGCAGACCGCGATCCAGCACTACCTCACCGAGCTGACCGAGCTCGAGACGGCGCTGTCGTTGTCGGTGCGGATGACCGACGTCACCGACGACCTGCGCGCGCTCGCGGCGCTCAACACCACGGACGAGCGTGACGACGAGCCCTACCGCCGGGCGCTCGCCTGGGCGCGCGGTCGGCTCGCGGCGACGTACGTGCAGTTCTTCGGCCAGCCGGCCAGGCGTGCGTACGACGTGGCGGGCGCGACGGCGTACGACACCCCCGACGCACTGCTCGCCGACCTCGACGTCATCGACGCGTCGCTGCGCGGCGACGGTGACGACCTGCTCGCCGACGACCGCCTGCTGCGGCTGCGAGAAGCCGTGCGGACGTTCGGTTTTCACCTCTACGGCCTCGACCTGCGGCAGAACTCCGACGTGCACGAGGAGACCGTCGCCGAGCTGTTCGCCTGGGCGGGCGTGCACGACGCGTACGCCGACCTCGACGAGGACGCCAAGGTGGCGCTGCTGGTCGACGAGCTGCAGTCGCGTCGCCCGCTCATCGGTGGCGCGGCTGACCTGTCGGAGCAGACGACCCGCGAGCTGGCCATCACCGCCGCCGCCGCGCACGCGGTGCGCACCTTCGGCGCCGGAGCGGTGCCCAACTACGTGATCAGCATGTGCACCAGCGTCTCGGACCTGCTCGAGTGCGCGGTGCTGCTCAAGGAGGCCGGTCTGCTCGACCCGGTCGCCGGCACGTGCCCGGTCAACGTCGTGCCGCTGTTCGAGACCATCGAGGACCTCCAGGTGTCGGCGACGACACTGCGTGCGGCGCTCGCGGTGCCGGTCTACCGCGCGCTCGTCGACAGCAAGGGCCGCCTGCAGGAGGTCATGCTCGGCTACAGCGACAGCAACAAGGACGGTGGCTATCTCGCCGCCAACTGGGCGCTCTACCGCGCCGAGCTCGACCTGGTCGAGGTGGCACGCGAGCACGACATCCGGCTGCGGCTGTTCCACGGCCGCGGTGGCACGGTCGGTCGTGGTGGCGGCCCGAGCTACGAGGCGATCCTCGCCCAGCCGCCCGGCGCCGTACGCGGATCGCTGCGGCTCACCGAGCAGGGCGAGATCATCGCGGCCAAGTACGCCGAGCCGCGGCTCGCGACGCGCAACCTCGAGGCCCTCGTGTCGGCGACGTTGGAGGCCTCGCTGCTGGACACCGAGCGGCTCGGTGAGCAGTCCGACGCGGCGTACGAGCACCTCGACGATCTTGCGGCCCTCGCGCGTGAGGCGTACGCCGACCTCGTGCACCGCACCGACGGGTTCGTCGAGTACTTCAAGACCTCGACGCCGGTCGCCGAGATCGGCGCGCTCAACATCGGCTCACGGCCGGCGTCGCGCAAGCCGACCGAGCAGATCTCCGACCTGCGCGCCATTCCGTGGGTGATGAGCTGGTCGCTCTCGCGGGTGATGCTTCCGGGCTGGTACGGCACCGGATCGGCCCTGGAGCAGTGGGTCGGTGGTGACGCTGACCGGCTCAAGACGCTGCGTGGTTATTACGAGCGCTGGCCGTTCTTCCAGACCGTCATCTCCAACCTCGCCCAGGTCATGGCGAAGTCGGATCTCGGTATCGCAGAACGGTATTCGCGCCTGGTCCCGGACGAGGCGCTGCGCGAGCGGGTGTTCGGCAAGATCGTCGACGAGCACGAGCGCACGGTGCGGATGGTGCAGGAGGTCACGGGTCGCGACGACCTGCTGTGGGACAACGCGGCCCTGAAGCGGTCGGTGTTCAACCGGTTCCCCTACCTCGAGCCGCTCAACCACCTGCAGGTCGAGCTGCTGCACCGCTACCGCAGCGGCGACGAGAGCGAGCAGCTGCGCCGCGGCATCCTGCTGACCATGAACGGGCTGGCGACCGCCCTGCGCAACTCCGGCTGA
- a CDS encoding cysteine desulfurase family protein: MTYLDHAATSPPRRDVLEAVIPYLTTDFGNPASQHEAGQSARRALDDARSKVARRLGARPSEIVFTSGGTEADNTAIKGIALADPRGRHVIVSAIDHPAVLESAAWLERLGYDVTHLPVDGDGLVSVESLQGALRTDTTLVSIQYANNEVGTIQPIAELSAVTRAAGVPLHTDAVQAAGWLDLDVDRLGVQAMSLSGHKLGAPKGVGVLYVRRRTPIEPLIHGGGQEHGLRSGTTDVASAVGLAAALDLTTPPGSVAETARKRDVLIDTVLARVPGARLTGHRTQRLPGHASFVLSGVSGESVLLQLQERGSMCSSGSACAAGSDEASPVLTAMGYDAPLAQTAVRLTFDERTPEADLVEVADQIEQAVAAVRRLAP; the protein is encoded by the coding sequence ATGACCTATCTCGACCACGCCGCGACGTCGCCACCACGACGCGACGTGCTCGAAGCCGTAATCCCTTATCTGACAACCGATTTCGGCAATCCAGCGAGTCAGCACGAAGCCGGCCAGTCGGCGCGACGCGCGCTCGACGACGCCCGGTCGAAGGTCGCCCGACGCCTCGGCGCACGCCCCTCCGAGATCGTGTTCACCTCAGGTGGCACGGAAGCCGACAACACCGCGATCAAGGGCATCGCTCTGGCCGATCCTCGTGGGCGCCACGTCATCGTGTCGGCGATCGACCACCCCGCCGTGCTGGAGTCGGCGGCTTGGCTCGAGCGCCTCGGGTACGACGTGACGCACCTGCCGGTCGACGGCGACGGTCTGGTGTCGGTCGAGTCCTTGCAAGGCGCCCTGCGCACCGACACCACGCTCGTCAGCATCCAGTACGCCAACAACGAGGTCGGGACGATCCAACCGATCGCCGAGCTGTCCGCGGTCACCCGCGCGGCCGGCGTACCCCTGCACACCGACGCGGTCCAGGCGGCCGGCTGGCTCGACCTCGACGTCGACCGCCTCGGCGTCCAGGCGATGAGTCTGTCGGGCCACAAGCTCGGTGCGCCGAAGGGCGTGGGTGTGCTCTACGTACGACGCCGCACCCCGATCGAGCCACTCATCCACGGGGGTGGCCAGGAGCACGGGCTGCGCTCCGGCACCACCGACGTTGCCTCCGCTGTCGGACTCGCCGCGGCGCTCGACCTGACCACACCCCCGGGGTCCGTCGCCGAGACGGCGCGCAAGCGCGACGTGCTCATCGACACGGTGCTCGCCCGAGTGCCCGGTGCCCGGCTCACCGGTCACCGCACGCAGCGGCTGCCCGGGCACGCGTCGTTCGTGCTCTCGGGCGTGAGCGGTGAGTCGGTGCTGCTGCAGCTGCAGGAGCGCGGCTCGATGTGCTCCAGCGGCTCGGCGTGCGCAGCCGGCAGCGACGAGGCCTCGCCCGTGCTGACAGCGATGGGCTACGACGCGCCGCTCGCGCAGACCGCCGTGCGCCTGACGTTCGACGAGCGCACGCCCGAGGCCGACCTCGTCGAGGTGGCCGACCAGATCGAGCAGGCGGTCGCCGCGGTCCGCCGCCTCGCCCCCTGA
- the nadC gene encoding carboxylating nicotinate-nucleotide diphosphorylase produces the protein MLERRQIQRVVEMALDEDAPSGDLTSEAFIPESASATADLVAREPGVMAGGEVFEVAMTAYDPSVEVELLIADGDRFEARDVLARVSGPARAVLRCERIALNLVQRMSAIATQTAAYVAAVEGTSARVVDTRKTTPGLRALERHAVRCGGGHNHRFSLSDAVMAKDNHVALLPDLTEAIRRARATLPHTTHIEVEVDRLDQIEPVLAGGVDTILLDNFSLADLRTGVEQVGDRAVVEASGGVTLDTIGDIARTGVDVISVGALTHSVRALDLGLDVKVS, from the coding sequence ATGCTTGAGCGTCGACAGATCCAGCGCGTGGTCGAGATGGCGCTCGACGAGGACGCACCATCCGGCGACCTCACCTCCGAGGCGTTCATCCCCGAGTCAGCCTCTGCCACAGCCGATCTCGTCGCTCGCGAGCCGGGCGTGATGGCCGGTGGCGAGGTGTTCGAGGTGGCGATGACGGCGTACGACCCGTCCGTCGAGGTCGAGCTGCTCATCGCTGACGGCGACCGGTTCGAGGCCCGTGACGTGCTGGCCCGTGTGTCCGGTCCGGCCCGGGCGGTGCTGCGCTGCGAGCGCATCGCCCTCAACCTCGTGCAGCGGATGTCGGCGATCGCGACCCAGACCGCGGCGTACGTCGCGGCGGTCGAGGGCACGTCCGCCCGGGTCGTCGACACCCGCAAGACGACTCCGGGTCTGCGCGCTCTCGAGCGCCATGCCGTGCGCTGCGGAGGCGGCCACAACCACCGGTTCTCGCTGTCGGACGCGGTCATGGCCAAGGACAACCATGTCGCACTGCTGCCCGACCTCACAGAGGCGATCCGGCGTGCGCGCGCCACGCTCCCCCACACCACGCACATCGAGGTCGAGGTCGATCGTCTCGACCAGATCGAGCCTGTGCTCGCCGGCGGCGTCGACACGATCCTGCTCGACAACTTCTCGTTGGCCGACCTGCGCACGGGCGTCGAACAGGTCGGCGACCGGGCGGTCGTCGAGGCCAGCGGCGGCGTCACCCTCGACACGATCGGCGACATCGCGCGTACGGGAGTCGACGTCATCTCGGTCGGAGCGCTGACCCACTCCGTGCGCGCCCTCGACCTCGGCCTGGACGTGAAGGTCTCATGA
- the nadB gene encoding L-aspartate oxidase: MSSIIVIGSGVAGMTAALEASARHDVTLITKADLDESNTRYAQGGVAVVSTPDDSVASHVHDTLVAGAGLSDVDTVQALCAGGPDAVQRLIDRGVQFDRGPDGELAHGLEAAHAHARILHAGGDATGAAIAYALIDRVRDSGVRVLSDTTVIRLIVTDTRVTGVQLLGGESLTADAVILATGGAGQLFPFTTNPEVATGDGVALALRAGAVASDLELYQFHPTSLESADSFLISEAVRGEGAVLVDADGHRFMTDVHPDAELAPRDVVARGIAAQMARQPGTPVRLDATALGADFLAKRFPTIDSACRTRGFEWGTTPIPVTPAAHYYMGGVRTDSWGRTSLPGLYAVGEVACNGLHGANRLASNSLLEGAVYGIRCVQAIDAEQPDAPDPSWPEPVEVDLSDLPDSTSFTRDDLQRLMWDSAGLVRDEAGLTAALTTLRSWSTPEVTDAKSAEDANLLLLARAVVVGALARRESRGGHYRSDIPESIDPAVHSSVKVAHDA, translated from the coding sequence ATGAGCTCGATCATCGTCATCGGCAGCGGCGTCGCCGGCATGACCGCCGCCCTCGAGGCATCCGCGCGGCACGACGTCACGCTCATCACCAAGGCCGACCTCGACGAGAGCAACACGAGGTACGCCCAGGGTGGGGTGGCCGTCGTGTCGACACCTGACGACAGCGTCGCGAGCCATGTGCACGACACGCTCGTCGCCGGGGCCGGCCTGAGCGACGTCGACACGGTGCAGGCGTTGTGCGCCGGCGGTCCCGACGCCGTGCAGCGGCTGATCGACCGCGGCGTGCAGTTCGACCGCGGACCCGACGGAGAGCTCGCGCACGGACTCGAGGCCGCTCACGCGCACGCGCGCATCCTGCACGCAGGTGGCGACGCCACCGGGGCCGCGATCGCGTACGCACTCATCGACCGGGTGCGCGACAGCGGCGTGCGAGTCCTGAGCGATACCACCGTGATTCGCCTGATCGTCACTGACACACGCGTGACCGGCGTCCAGCTGCTCGGTGGCGAGTCACTCACGGCCGACGCGGTCATCCTCGCGACGGGCGGCGCGGGCCAGCTGTTCCCGTTCACCACCAACCCCGAGGTCGCCACGGGCGACGGCGTCGCGCTCGCCCTGCGCGCCGGTGCCGTGGCGTCCGACCTCGAGCTCTACCAGTTCCATCCGACCTCGCTCGAGTCGGCCGACTCGTTCCTCATCTCCGAGGCGGTCCGAGGCGAGGGCGCCGTGCTCGTCGACGCCGACGGGCACCGGTTCATGACCGACGTGCACCCCGACGCCGAGCTCGCGCCACGCGACGTGGTGGCTCGCGGCATCGCGGCGCAGATGGCACGGCAGCCGGGCACGCCCGTACGCCTCGACGCCACAGCACTCGGTGCCGACTTCCTCGCGAAGAGGTTCCCGACGATCGACTCTGCTTGTCGCACAAGGGGATTCGAGTGGGGCACCACACCGATCCCGGTCACGCCGGCCGCGCACTACTACATGGGCGGCGTGCGCACCGACTCGTGGGGCCGCACCAGCCTGCCCGGCCTGTACGCCGTCGGCGAGGTCGCGTGCAACGGCCTGCACGGCGCCAACCGACTCGCGTCCAACTCACTGCTCGAGGGCGCGGTCTACGGCATCCGCTGCGTGCAGGCGATCGACGCCGAGCAGCCCGACGCTCCCGACCCGTCGTGGCCCGAGCCCGTCGAGGTCGACCTGTCCGACCTGCCGGACAGCACGTCGTTCACCCGCGACGACCTCCAACGGCTGATGTGGGACTCCGCAGGCCTCGTCCGCGACGAGGCCGGACTCACGGCCGCGCTGACGACGCTGCGGTCGTGGAGCACGCCCGAGGTCACCGATGCCAAGTCGGCGGAGGACGCCAATCTCCTGCTGCTGGCGCGCGCCGTCGTCGTGGGCGCCCTCGCACGGCGCGAGTCCCGCGGCGGGCACTACCGCAGCGACATCCCCGAGTCGATCGACCCGGCGGTTCACTCCAGCGTGAAGGTGGCACACGATGCTTGA
- the nadA gene encoding quinolinate synthase NadA yields the protein MTSVDVAITTRPSATCDADLAKGPWEFDLSPGYGPGASEDDVIPDPVTRPGQLPTAYQRMSEDELHERIRNTKKALGDKLVILGHFYQRDEVVQYADFVGDSFQLANAALTKPDAETIVFCGVHFMAETADILARPEQRVILPNLAAGCSMADMADEDSVESAWEDLMELYGDEPDADGRQPVIPVTYMNSSAALKAFCGRHGGIVCTSSNASTVLEWAFERGQRVLFFPDQHLGRNTAKAMGIGLDQMPMWNPRKPLGGNTEEVLRDAKVLLWHGFCSVHKRFTVDQIEQARAEHPGVRVIVHPECPMPVVDAADESGSTDYIRKAIEGGRPGDVFAIGTEINMVNRLQAEHPEMTIFCLDPVICPCSTMYRIHPGYLAWTLDGLLEGEVRNQIVVADDVATDAKVALERMLAALPAGTK from the coding sequence ATGACGTCCGTCGATGTCGCCATCACCACCCGTCCCAGCGCCACCTGTGACGCCGACCTGGCCAAGGGCCCGTGGGAGTTCGACCTCTCCCCCGGCTACGGTCCCGGCGCCTCCGAGGACGACGTCATCCCCGACCCGGTGACGCGTCCCGGCCAGCTGCCGACGGCGTACCAGCGCATGAGCGAGGACGAGCTGCACGAGCGAATCCGCAATACCAAGAAGGCTCTTGGCGACAAGCTCGTCATCCTCGGGCACTTCTACCAGCGCGACGAGGTCGTCCAGTACGCCGACTTCGTGGGCGACTCCTTCCAGCTCGCCAACGCGGCGCTCACCAAGCCCGACGCCGAGACGATCGTCTTCTGCGGCGTGCACTTCATGGCCGAGACGGCTGACATCCTGGCGCGCCCGGAGCAGCGCGTGATCCTGCCCAACCTGGCCGCCGGCTGCTCGATGGCCGACATGGCCGACGAGGACTCCGTCGAGTCGGCCTGGGAAGACCTGATGGAGCTCTACGGCGACGAGCCCGACGCCGACGGCCGCCAGCCCGTCATCCCTGTCACCTACATGAACTCCTCGGCCGCGCTCAAGGCGTTCTGCGGCCGGCACGGCGGCATCGTGTGCACCTCGTCCAACGCCTCGACGGTGCTGGAGTGGGCGTTCGAGCGCGGGCAGCGCGTGCTGTTCTTCCCCGACCAGCACCTCGGCCGCAACACCGCCAAGGCCATGGGCATCGGCCTCGACCAGATGCCCATGTGGAACCCCCGCAAGCCGCTCGGCGGCAACACCGAGGAAGTCCTACGAGACGCGAAAGTCCTTCTGTGGCACGGGTTCTGCTCGGTGCACAAGCGATTCACCGTGGACCAGATCGAGCAGGCACGAGCCGAGCACCCCGGCGTGCGCGTCATCGTCCACCCCGAGTGCCCGATGCCCGTCGTCGACGCCGCTGACGAGTCCGGCTCGACCGACTACATCCGCAAGGCGATCGAGGGCGGCCGGCCCGGCGACGTGTTCGCGATCGGCACCGAGATCAACATGGTCAACCGGCTGCAGGCCGAGCACCCCGAGATGACGATCTTCTGCCTCGACCCGGTCATCTGCCCGTGCTCGACGATGTACCGCATCCACCCCGGCTACCTCGCCTGGACCCTCGACGGGCTCCTCGAGGGCGAGGTCCGCAACCAGATCGTCGTCGCCGACGACGTCGCCACGGACGCCAAGGTCGCGCTGGAGCGGATGCTCGCGGCGCTGCCGGCGGGCACCAAGTAG
- a CDS encoding NUDIX hydrolase produces the protein MGRQHAQRVDLAVSTVIFALRPSPETGRMTLWLPLVRRIREPYEGRWALPGGWLAADQDLETSARRTLVRTTGLTPRYLEQLYAFGGLDRSADDPTRVVSIVYWALVHPDEAAQAIDSDNVEWFAADDLSELAFDHRTIVDYAVWRLRTKMEYSRIAHGFLGETFTLAQLRQVHEAVRGCSLDPANFRRQILASDAIEDTGQRLTGTSHRPPRLYRYNTAVQLADHGPLTPSQESKEQA, from the coding sequence GTGGGCCGACAGCACGCCCAGCGCGTCGATCTGGCCGTCTCGACGGTGATCTTCGCGCTGCGCCCCAGCCCCGAGACCGGCCGCATGACGCTGTGGCTGCCGCTTGTCCGGCGCATCCGTGAGCCGTACGAAGGCCGCTGGGCTCTCCCCGGCGGCTGGCTGGCCGCCGACCAGGACCTCGAGACCTCGGCGCGCCGCACGCTCGTGCGCACCACCGGGCTCACGCCCCGCTACCTCGAGCAGCTGTACGCCTTCGGCGGGCTCGACCGCTCGGCCGACGACCCGACGCGCGTGGTGTCGATCGTCTACTGGGCGCTGGTGCACCCCGACGAGGCCGCCCAGGCGATCGACAGCGACAACGTCGAGTGGTTCGCGGCCGACGACCTCTCCGAGCTGGCCTTCGACCACCGCACGATCGTCGACTACGCCGTCTGGCGGCTGCGCACCAAGATGGAGTACTCCCGCATCGCGCACGGCTTCCTCGGCGAGACGTTCACCCTCGCCCAGCTGCGCCAGGTGCACGAGGCCGTGCGCGGCTGCTCGCTCGACCCGGCCAACTTCCGCCGCCAGATCCTCGCGTCCGACGCGATCGAGGACACCGGGCAGCGCCTCACCGGCACGAGCCACCGACCTCCCCGCCTCTACCGCTACAACACCGCAGTACAGCTGGCCGACCACGGTCCGCTGACGCCTTCGCAGGAGTCCAAGGAGCAGGCATGA
- a CDS encoding S1 family peptidase, translating to MPSRRTTSRLAAVAVLGAAGAIAPLSSSQAAEPSAPTSAQPQTVQRLQAAGLASTIKLDNCSGSLVRYPTSTDTDKAMLLTNGHCYEGGFLSAGEVLVNKASSRSGQLLDDAGSSIGTVQATKVLYATMIGNDVALYELTDTYADIASSTGAKALTISDSKPADQSAISIPSSYWGKTYSCSINGFVGELREGDWTWHDSIRYAFPNPDCETIHGTSGSPIVDNTSLEVVGINNTGNDDGQQCTVNNPCEVNEDGTTTATQGQNYGQQTYWFTTCLTDNAIDLSKDGCLLTKPATATKPHGPKKPH from the coding sequence GTGCCGTCCCGTCGTACCACCAGCCGTCTCGCAGCCGTCGCCGTCCTCGGAGCAGCGGGTGCGATCGCACCACTCAGCAGCTCCCAGGCGGCCGAGCCCTCAGCGCCGACGTCAGCTCAGCCGCAGACGGTCCAGCGCCTGCAGGCCGCCGGACTCGCGTCGACCATCAAGCTCGACAACTGCTCGGGCAGCCTCGTGCGCTACCCGACGTCGACGGACACCGACAAGGCGATGCTGCTCACCAACGGGCACTGCTACGAGGGCGGATTCCTTTCTGCCGGAGAGGTTCTCGTCAACAAGGCCAGCTCACGCAGTGGGCAGCTGCTCGACGACGCGGGCAGCTCGATCGGCACCGTCCAGGCCACCAAGGTGCTCTACGCGACGATGATCGGCAACGACGTCGCGCTGTACGAGCTCACCGACACCTACGCCGACATCGCCTCCTCGACGGGCGCCAAGGCGCTGACGATCTCCGACAGCAAGCCGGCCGACCAGAGCGCGATCTCGATCCCGTCGTCGTACTGGGGCAAGACGTACTCCTGCTCGATCAACGGGTTCGTCGGCGAGCTGCGCGAGGGCGACTGGACCTGGCACGACTCGATCCGCTACGCCTTCCCCAACCCCGACTGCGAGACGATCCACGGCACGTCCGGCTCGCCGATCGTCGACAACACCTCGCTGGAGGTGGTCGGCATCAACAACACCGGCAACGACGACGGCCAGCAGTGCACGGTCAACAACCCGTGCGAGGTCAACGAGGACGGCACGACGACCGCGACCCAGGGCCAGAACTACGGGCAGCAGACGTACTGGTTCACGACCTGCCTCACCGACAACGCCATCGACCTGTCCAAGGACGGCTGCCTGCTGACCAAGCCCGCGACCGCCACCAAGCCGCACGGCCCCAAGAAGCCGCACTGA